The Juglans regia cultivar Chandler chromosome 11, Walnut 2.0, whole genome shotgun sequence genome contains the following window.
CACTATTTTTGGTGCATACTATTGTGGCTTAGCTGATCAGTTTGCTAGTGAAGATCGCGTAGCTGCTTTTTCTTCCCTATATACCCTTAACTGGAAGCAGTGGAGCTAATTTGACGATCCTAAATCTCATGGCTTGCTTAAaagttttctataatttatttaatttttagacGAGTGTAACTCTGATATTGATGTCCTTAGTTTGAGCAAAAAAAAGGTGAATATATATCCTACTGTCCTCTTGGAGATTTGATTGCCTTGGTTTAACATTGATGCCTTGGTGTTTTCTTGAAATACATCTTCTTTTACTTCCTGGTGTACTGATAGATTTCTAGTAGGCAACTTTGGATATTTTAGAATCAGGTTTTGTTATACTATTATGTCCTCCATTGCAAGATGTGATGTCCACTTGTTGGGAAGCATCCGAATCCCTAGTTAGGTATTACTTATGTATACGTCATGTGTATTTGGGTTATGCCTAATATCTCacgaataaaacttcttgattaactatcaaaaaggaaaaaaaggaagcaTCCGAATCCTATATTGCGATTTATTCCTTTTGTGATGCTATTTTACTTGCTGTATATCCAGTTTAATGGATACTTAAAAGCAACTTCAAATGGCACTTTCTGATGTTATGATAGCACCTCTCCCCTGTTCCCCCATATAAAATGGCTATGCCACTTACTTCTTAATGACCCTTATTGACAGGGATCTCAGTGAGCATGGGGCATAAGTATCTTTCTCTGGCTTTCTGTTTATGGGTTTTGACATGCTCACTTCTTCCCGCTTCTTCAAATGCTCTTTTGAGGATTGGCTTGAAGAAGCGGCGCCTGGATCTTCACAGTATCAATGCTGCCAGAATGACAAGAGAAGAGAAATCAAGAGAGGGCATAGTGGGTATGCCCCATTATCTGCATAATTCAGATGAAGATATAGTAACTCTAAAGAACTATTTGGATGCTCAATATTTTGGAGAGATTGGAATTGGCACGCCCCCTCAGAATTTCACTGTCATATTTGATACTGGCAGTTCCAATCTATGGGTTCCATCATCAAAATGCTATTTTTCTGTAAGTTTTGCTCCATTTTGTTCCTGTCATCTTCCAGCATCCACAAATACAGAAGTATGTATTGACCATAAATTTCCAGATTGCTTGCTATTTCCATTCTAGGTACAGGTCAAGCTGGTCCAGTACATATAAAAAGAATGGTAACTTATTGCTTTCATGCTTTTATAGTATTGTGTTGATGACTGTGTGCAGATAAAAGCTATTGGATGTAACAAAGGTGGTCCTGACATGAAATTGAATCTATAATTGTTGATTTGTGATCCAGGAAAATCTTGCGAAATAAATTATGGATCTGGATCTGTTGCGGGTTTCTTCAGTCAAGACAATGTTGAAGTTGGGGATCTTACTGTCAAGGATCAAGTGGGTCTCCCCCCGCCCCAAAactctttttgtctttttagaAGTTTTTCTTGAAACTGCTCTTTCTTGTGGCCACAGTAACATTTTgcttgtaatattttatttttctttcttcaaatcCAGGTTTTCATGGAGGCTACACGAGAAGGCAGTCTGACATTTGTGTTGGCGAAGTTTGATGGAATACTTGGACTTGGGTTTCAGGAGATTTCGGTTGGGGATGCTGTGCCAGTGTGGTATGCTCTTTgtaatttgatatgaaattttgtCCTCAAAACTGTTTCTTCTCAGAATAAAGAACGAtacatttttctctcttcaaaTTATCTGGTGCTTTGTTAGACTGAGTTGTTACAAGAATACAGGTACAATATGGTGCAGCAAGGTCTTGTAAAGGAGGAGGTTTTCTCCTTCTGGCTTAACCGGGATCCAGATGCAAAAGAGGGTGGTGAGATTGTCTTTGGTGGTGTTGATCGGAAGCACTTCAAAGGAAACCACACTTATGCTCCAGTCACTGAAAAGGGTTACTGGCAggtatgaaaattttgtaaaaataatgatacGAAAAGTTGTCCTTTTCCATGTGCTTGCTTCTGTGGAAATggtatattcattttttcaaaatttcttttctttgatttcaGTTTGAAATGGGAGATATTCTTGTTGGGAACCATTCAACAGGTGATTTTGTAGTACCTTATATATGgaaatttatgttatatttaaagAGCAGTTCCAAATCGTTATCAAAGTAAGTACTTGATGTTATGTCATGAGTAGAAACAGCAGAACATCCTAATTTGCAAATAACTATCTATATGCTCTGCTTAAAAGTTGATGGAAATTGATGCTTACTACTAGCAGAGGGAAAATAACACTTTGATTGGCAATTTTGATGACCTTACATTTAATCCCTTAGTAGAATGTTGAACTTGTGTAAACCCCAATTAACTTTTCACCTCTAATTTCAGACAAGAaagtatattaatttgttaataattacCTCAGGTGTCTGCAAGGGAGGCTGTGCTGCTATTGTGGATTCAGGAACGTCCTTACTTGCTGGTCCAACTGTATGTTGtttcatcatttgaaaaatcacACGATTTTCAAAAAGAACTTCAGGCttgatttatcatatttttctcttctcttcccttTTCTTAGCATCTTTTTTCTGCTAGTTACTTTTTgggaataaattattatttgatgaCAATGATTTCTAGCCTATTGTGACTGAAATAAACCATGCCATCGGAGCTGAAGGAATTGTAAGTGCAGAATGTAAGGAAGTTGTATCTCAGTATGGAGACTTAATTTGGGATCTCTTAATCTCAGGGGTGAGTTGCTTTTACATCTACTTCTTTTTGTAGTCT
Protein-coding sequences here:
- the LOC108987896 gene encoding aspartic proteinase-like isoform X1, coding for MGHKYLSLAFCLWVLTCSLLPASSNALLRIGLKKRRLDLHSINAARMTREEKSREGIVGMPHYLHNSDEDIVTLKNYLDAQYFGEIGIGTPPQNFTVIFDTGSSNLWVPSSKCYFSIACYFHSRYRSSWSSTYKKNGKSCEINYGSGSVAGFFSQDNVEVGDLTVKDQVFMEATREGSLTFVLAKFDGILGLGFQEISVGDAVPVWYNMVQQGLVKEEVFSFWLNRDPDAKEGGEIVFGGVDRKHFKGNHTYAPVTEKGYWQFEMGDILVGNHSTGVCKGGCAAIVDSGTSLLAGPTPIVTEINHAIGAEGIVSAECKEVVSQYGDLIWDLLISGVQPDKICSQIGLCLFNGARYASYGIETVVEKENRKGVLPEDDLLCTACEMTVIWVQNQLRQKGTKDKVLKYVNELCESLPSPAGESVIGCDSISGMPNISFTIANKTFNLTPEQYILRTGEGLASVCISGFMALDVPPPRGPLWILGDVFMGVYHTVFDFGNLRLGFAEAA
- the LOC108987896 gene encoding aspartic proteinase-like isoform X2; the protein is MGHKYLSLAFCLWVLTCSLLPASSNALLRIGLKKRRLDLHSINAARMTREEKSREGIVGMPHYLHNSDEDIVTLKNYLDAQYFGEIGIGTPPQNFTVIFDTGSSNLWVPSSKCYFSIACYFHSRYRSSWSSTYKKNGKSCEINYGSGSVAGFFSQDNVEVGDLTVKDQVFMEATREGSLTFVLAKFDGILGLGFQEISVGDAVPVWYNMVQQGLVKEEVFSFWLNRDPDAKEGGEIVFGGVDRKHFKGNHTYAPVTEKGYWQFEMGDILVGNHSTGVCKGGCAAIVDSGTSLLAGPTPIVTEINHAIGAEGIVSAECKEVVSQYGDLIWDLLISGVQPDKICSQIGLCLFNGASYGIETVVEKENRKGVLPEDDLLCTACEMTVIWVQNQLRQKGTKDKVLKYVNELCESLPSPAGESVIGCDSISGMPNISFTIANKTFNLTPEQYILRTGEGLASVCISGFMALDVPPPRGPLWILGDVFMGVYHTVFDFGNLRLGFAEAA